Proteins encoded in a region of the Sporichthyaceae bacterium genome:
- a CDS encoding ABC transporter permease, which translates to MKGRWALLAALLTVVGVPLANARGMWPFVLTGIADGAVYSFAALGLVLTFKTSGIFNFAIGAQAAASAYLFYSLRIEAGLPWPIAALAALILVGLLGSLLLERIAFWLEEAPPVMRVVAMIGLIVLLQSVLTAHYGTAALQFPPFLPQNAISIGGTRILASQCIVVALALAATIGLTVFFRRSRIGAAMQALVDDPDLLASQGTSPAVVRRYAWAIGSCFVSISGMLIAPILGIDVGLMLLLFITAFGAAALGAFDSLPVTFGAAIAIGIVTNVTGNELARFHSAWVSGLYTQVPFVALVGALVLVPRARLTERGSRRVRKMAPVRALPARLNVLVAAGTLALFLSLPMFVPGTDLAQHASGLGFALVLLSLALLLWTSGQMSLCQMAFAAIGASTFGHLQQLGLPWALALMLAGLAAVPAGALVAIPSFRLSGVYLAVSTFGFGLLMQNLMYTSPAMFGIENHVPIQRPALLGLHTASDSGYYYVVLTVAGICAALVLLVRRSRLGRILAALADSPAALEAHAVRTKVTRLSVFCFSAFLAAIGGALIGGASHGAGGDPAGPFSYFNSLALVAVLAFCGRRPVLGPVVGAFLFFVAKIYPPFDGEFLTHYRGAFFGLLALGVAVFPAIRLPQLRERGAQRSGRSPVAARRRIPHGRPPRAAIRSEASAVGIVR; encoded by the coding sequence GTGAAGGGGCGCTGGGCACTGCTCGCCGCCCTGCTGACGGTCGTCGGGGTGCCGCTGGCCAACGCGCGGGGCATGTGGCCCTTCGTGCTCACCGGGATCGCCGACGGAGCGGTGTATTCATTCGCCGCCCTGGGGTTGGTGCTCACCTTCAAGACCTCGGGGATCTTCAACTTCGCGATCGGCGCACAGGCCGCCGCGTCGGCCTATCTGTTCTACTCCTTGCGAATCGAGGCAGGTCTGCCGTGGCCCATCGCGGCCCTGGCCGCGTTGATCCTCGTCGGACTGCTCGGCTCGCTGCTGCTCGAGCGCATCGCGTTCTGGTTGGAGGAGGCACCACCCGTGATGCGGGTGGTGGCGATGATCGGTCTCATCGTGCTGCTGCAGTCGGTGCTCACCGCGCACTACGGAACGGCCGCCCTGCAGTTCCCGCCGTTCCTTCCGCAGAATGCGATTTCCATCGGTGGGACACGGATCCTCGCCAGTCAGTGCATCGTCGTGGCACTGGCCCTGGCGGCGACCATCGGGCTCACCGTGTTCTTCCGCCGAAGCCGGATCGGCGCGGCGATGCAGGCCTTGGTCGACGATCCCGACCTGCTCGCCTCGCAGGGCACCAGTCCGGCCGTGGTCCGACGGTATGCCTGGGCCATCGGTTCGTGCTTCGTGTCGATCTCCGGCATGTTGATCGCGCCGATCCTCGGCATCGACGTCGGCCTGATGCTGCTGCTGTTCATCACCGCGTTCGGGGCCGCCGCCCTTGGTGCCTTCGACAGCTTGCCGGTGACCTTCGGCGCGGCGATTGCCATCGGCATCGTCACGAATGTGACGGGTAATGAGCTCGCCCGCTTCCACAGCGCGTGGGTGAGCGGCCTGTACACCCAGGTGCCTTTCGTGGCCCTGGTGGGCGCGCTCGTGCTGGTCCCGCGGGCCCGGCTGACCGAGCGGGGTTCCCGGCGCGTGCGCAAGATGGCGCCTGTCCGTGCACTCCCGGCACGGTTGAACGTGTTGGTCGCCGCGGGGACACTCGCGCTGTTCCTCTCGTTGCCGATGTTCGTGCCGGGCACCGATCTCGCGCAGCACGCGAGCGGGCTCGGCTTTGCGCTCGTGCTGCTGTCGCTGGCGCTGCTGCTGTGGACGTCCGGTCAGATGTCGTTGTGTCAGATGGCCTTCGCCGCTATCGGAGCCTCGACGTTCGGGCACCTGCAGCAGTTGGGGCTGCCCTGGGCTCTTGCCCTGATGCTCGCGGGTCTGGCCGCCGTCCCGGCGGGGGCTCTGGTGGCGATCCCGTCCTTCCGGCTGTCCGGGGTCTATCTGGCCGTTTCCACCTTCGGCTTCGGCCTGTTGATGCAGAACCTGATGTACACCTCGCCGGCGATGTTCGGGATCGAGAACCATGTGCCGATCCAACGGCCGGCGCTGCTCGGTCTGCACACAGCTTCGGACAGCGGCTACTACTACGTCGTCCTGACCGTCGCCGGAATCTGTGCCGCCCTTGTGCTGCTGGTCCGTCGCAGCCGGCTCGGACGCATCCTGGCGGCGCTGGCCGATTCGCCGGCTGCCCTCGAGGCCCATGCCGTGCGCACCAAGGTCACCCGGCTGTCGGTGTTCTGCTTCTCGGCGTTCCTGGCTGCCATCGGCGGCGCCCTGATCGGCGGGGCATCGCACGGGGCCGGTGGCGACCCGGCCGGCCCGTTCAGCTACTTCAACTCACTCGCTCTCGTCGCGGTGTTGGCCTTCTGCGGCCGGCGACCCGTGCTGGGGCCGGTCGTTGGGGCGTTCCTGTTCTTCGTGGCCAAGATCTACCCACCCTTCGACGGCGAGTTCCTCACGCACTACCGCGGTGCCTTCTTCGGCCTGCTGGCACTTGGCGTCGCCGTGTTCCCGGCAATCCGGTTGCCGCAACTGCGCGAGCGGGGTGCGCAGCGATCGGGACGCTCGCCGGTCGCGGCACGCCGGCGCATACCGCACGGCCGCCCGCCCCGGGCGGCGATCCGCAGCGAGGCGAGCGCGGTGGGGATTGTCCGATGA
- the fdxA gene encoding ferredoxin, protein MTYVITEPCLDVLDRACVDQCPVDCIYEGSRMLYIHPTECIDCRACEPVCPVEAIYYEGDLPDQWSGYAAENERFFTEVLPGRDAPLGSPGGAEDIGAIGADVPTVAALPPAPPIEPVADWDDE, encoded by the coding sequence ATGACCTACGTGATCACGGAACCCTGTCTGGACGTTCTCGACCGGGCATGCGTGGACCAGTGCCCCGTCGACTGCATCTACGAGGGCAGCCGCATGCTCTACATCCACCCCACGGAGTGCATCGACTGCCGCGCGTGTGAGCCGGTGTGCCCGGTGGAGGCCATCTACTACGAGGGCGACCTCCCCGACCAATGGTCCGGTTACGCCGCCGAGAACGAACGCTTCTTCACCGAGGTCCTACCCGGTCGCGATGCCCCGCTGGGCTCCCCCGGTGGCGCGGAGGACATCGGCGCCATCGGCGCCGACGTCCCCACGGTCGCTGCACTGCCCCCGGCGCCGCCGATCGAGCCGGTCGCGGACTGGGATGATGAGTAG
- a CDS encoding PEP-utilizing enzyme — translation MTEPDALSNPSDPATYWSRTNVAEAMPGVLTPLGWSVWGPVCEHACRRAFAATGALPRNEIGPPDRAEDRAYSIFYGRIALNVDFFFRMGESMPGTSGEAVVRNLLDFVPPNLTTQRSRRRYPVVAVQMPATFVAIPRRARRIRRQTESWYANEITSVSGLDLPGAQRAFSRARDVLMANTAPQSIAVMCGFQPVYEQLQKLATTTFGNDESGATALMRGYGSHAEAAMIEDLWACSRDRMHLDTFLQRHGYHGPEEGSIQAHVWRESPDPVIKLIESYRALPEDREPTQLQRGQATERAELERRLIAGLPRHRRPGARAVLALAHTYLPLRGVGKVSYLQPLDIARASARRIGQHLVQRNQIDEIDDVFYLTAEEITSTPPQEARTLVDQRKERRQHYLALDIPNYWQGNLDPEPLPQALTPSTAARDVRLQATPASPGVVEGIVRVVTDPSDVDIDLGDILVAHSTDPSWASLMYLASALVVDIGGIISHAAVVAREIGIPCVMGTGDGTRALRTGDRCRVDGSTGTVELLVPAPN, via the coding sequence ATGACCGAACCCGATGCGCTTAGCAACCCGTCAGATCCTGCGACGTACTGGAGCCGCACGAATGTCGCCGAGGCGATGCCCGGAGTCCTGACTCCGCTCGGTTGGTCGGTGTGGGGTCCGGTGTGCGAGCACGCGTGCCGACGCGCCTTCGCCGCGACCGGCGCACTGCCACGCAATGAGATCGGACCGCCGGACCGGGCCGAGGACCGCGCGTACAGCATCTTTTACGGTCGGATCGCGCTCAATGTCGACTTCTTCTTCCGCATGGGCGAGAGCATGCCCGGCACCAGCGGCGAGGCAGTTGTCCGCAACTTGCTCGACTTCGTTCCCCCCAATCTGACCACCCAACGCTCGCGCCGCCGCTACCCCGTCGTCGCCGTGCAGATGCCCGCCACCTTCGTCGCCATCCCGCGACGCGCTCGCCGGATCAGGCGGCAGACCGAATCCTGGTACGCCAACGAGATCACCAGCGTTTCCGGCCTGGACCTGCCCGGCGCACAACGCGCATTCAGCCGGGCGCGGGACGTGCTGATGGCAAACACCGCGCCCCAGTCGATCGCGGTCATGTGTGGGTTCCAGCCCGTCTACGAACAGCTGCAGAAGTTGGCCACCACCACCTTCGGGAATGACGAGTCCGGCGCAACCGCACTGATGCGCGGGTACGGGTCACACGCCGAAGCCGCGATGATCGAGGACCTGTGGGCCTGCTCCCGCGACAGGATGCACCTGGACACGTTCCTGCAGCGACACGGCTACCACGGCCCCGAAGAGGGCTCCATCCAAGCCCACGTGTGGCGCGAGTCGCCCGACCCGGTCATCAAGCTCATCGAGTCCTACCGGGCGCTGCCCGAAGACCGTGAGCCAACCCAACTGCAACGTGGACAGGCCACCGAGCGCGCCGAACTCGAACGGCGGCTCATCGCCGGTCTGCCCCGCCACCGGCGACCCGGGGCCCGCGCCGTCCTGGCCCTCGCGCACACCTACCTGCCACTGCGGGGCGTCGGAAAGGTGTCCTACCTCCAACCTCTCGACATAGCCCGAGCCAGTGCCCGCCGCATCGGGCAACATCTGGTTCAGCGCAATCAGATCGACGAGATCGACGACGTCTTCTACCTGACCGCCGAGGAGATCACCTCAACCCCGCCCCAGGAGGCTCGGACGCTGGTCGATCAGCGGAAAGAACGGCGGCAGCACTACCTGGCGCTCGACATCCCCAACTACTGGCAGGGCAACCTCGATCCCGAGCCACTGCCGCAAGCTCTCACACCGAGCACCGCCGCGCGAGATGTACGACTCCAGGCCACCCCGGCGAGCCCCGGGGTCGTCGAAGGAATTGTGCGGGTCGTCACGGACCCCAGCGACGTGGACATCGATCTTGGGGACATCCTCGTCGCCCATTCCACGGACCCGAGCTGGGCGTCGCTGATGTATCTCGCATCTGCCCTCGTCGTCGACATCGGCGGCATCATCAGCCACGCCGCCGTTGTCGCCCGGGAGATCGGCATCCCCTGTGTGATGGGCACCGGCGACGGCACCCGCGCGTTGCGAACGGGCGACCGCTGCCGCGTCGACGGGTCGACCGGCACTGTCGAGTTGTTGGTACCCGCCCCGAACTGA
- a CDS encoding cytochrome ubiquinol oxidase subunit I — MSFPAEAFAAATDPPQLLPAREQMAFTLGFHIILVPFGVAFTFLMLVANYRGIRHNDQTALLLAQRWSKVAAVLFAVGAVSGTVLSFELGLLWPGLMGRFGAAYGIPFAIEGVFFFLEAIFVAIYIYGWKRMGPWAHFWSGVPVTLAGLGGTASVVAANSWMNQPGGITMRDGRVTDVEVWSVLFNHAFWYEALHMFLAAYIVAGFVVAGVYAAGMLKGRRDRYHRLGFLIGFITAAVVMPAQIFVGDVAAREVFHHEPAKFAAIEALPHTSTHVPEVLGGAQIDGKVRYGVQLPDGASLLSGMRTDTRISGLDAIPADVRPAARLVNVVHWAFDVMVGTGFALLALSLWFALVWWRRRDLPRSAWFLRCSAIAGVVAIVSLECGWVTTEVGRQPWTVHGLLLTRDAVTTSGNVWAFFAGALSIYTAVGIGAILVLRGMRRRWADDDRDILDVPYGPDTVTTAGGRS, encoded by the coding sequence TTGAGCTTTCCAGCTGAGGCTTTCGCGGCGGCCACCGATCCGCCGCAATTGTTGCCCGCCCGGGAGCAAATGGCGTTCACGCTCGGCTTCCACATCATCCTGGTGCCGTTCGGGGTGGCGTTCACGTTCTTGATGTTGGTGGCCAACTACCGCGGGATCCGCCACAACGACCAGACGGCGCTGCTGTTGGCGCAGCGGTGGTCGAAGGTGGCCGCGGTGTTGTTCGCGGTGGGCGCGGTGTCCGGCACCGTGCTGTCCTTCGAGCTGGGGTTGTTGTGGCCGGGCCTGATGGGCAGGTTCGGCGCCGCGTACGGCATCCCGTTCGCGATCGAGGGCGTCTTCTTCTTCCTCGAGGCCATCTTCGTCGCCATCTACATCTACGGCTGGAAGCGGATGGGTCCGTGGGCACACTTCTGGTCCGGTGTCCCCGTCACCCTCGCGGGCTTGGGCGGCACCGCCTCGGTGGTCGCGGCCAACTCCTGGATGAACCAACCCGGTGGCATCACCATGCGCGACGGGCGGGTGACCGACGTCGAGGTGTGGTCGGTGCTGTTCAACCACGCGTTCTGGTATGAGGCCCTGCACATGTTCCTGGCCGCCTACATCGTTGCCGGGTTCGTGGTCGCGGGTGTCTACGCCGCGGGGATGCTCAAGGGCCGCCGCGATCGCTACCACCGCCTCGGTTTCCTCATCGGTTTCATCACCGCGGCGGTGGTGATGCCGGCTCAGATCTTCGTCGGGGACGTCGCTGCCCGGGAAGTGTTCCACCACGAGCCGGCCAAGTTCGCGGCCATCGAAGCGCTGCCGCACACCTCGACCCATGTGCCCGAGGTGCTCGGCGGCGCGCAGATCGACGGCAAGGTCCGCTACGGCGTGCAGCTCCCCGATGGCGCCTCGCTGCTGTCCGGCATGCGCACCGATACGCGGATCAGCGGCCTGGACGCGATCCCCGCCGACGTGCGCCCCGCGGCGCGACTGGTCAACGTCGTGCACTGGGCCTTCGACGTGATGGTCGGCACCGGGTTCGCGCTGCTCGCGCTGAGCCTGTGGTTCGCGCTGGTCTGGTGGCGGCGTCGCGACCTGCCGCGCAGCGCATGGTTCCTGCGCTGCTCGGCGATTGCCGGGGTGGTGGCGATCGTGTCGCTGGAGTGCGGCTGGGTCACCACCGAGGTCGGTCGACAACCGTGGACCGTCCACGGGTTGCTGCTCACCCGGGACGCGGTCACCACTTCGGGCAACGTGTGGGCCTTCTTCGCCGGGGCGCTGAGCATCTACACCGCTGTCGGCATCGGCGCGATCCTCGTGCTGCGGGGAATGCGCCGACGATGGGCGGACGACGACCGCGACATTCTCGACGTGCCCTACGGTCCCGACACGGTCACCACGGCAGGAGGTCGATCATGA
- a CDS encoding rhomboid family intramembrane serine protease, which translates to MKRRIPLVTFALIGVNAAVYLLGPRANAQGGSAECARAVFEQRYGAVPWELTHNQASSVDPVASVAGRIVHCPTPDFDKNPAVSALTSMFVHASAAHLIGNLIVLLAAGCAVERRMGSARFAALYLMCGYTAAYGFAFSAPNDTSPLIGASGAIAGVVAAHIWLRPRDPVIPLLAIPLLVPFPGPSWLVGQAGSNVAYPAHVVGLAVGLTLTALWVGRPTPPGMPMGRPPSMPAGVSYPLPFTERYGRAESACSATPSRTRGPHPPRRSG; encoded by the coding sequence ATGAAGCGGCGCATCCCCCTGGTCACGTTTGCCCTGATCGGGGTGAACGCGGCCGTGTACTTGCTCGGGCCGCGGGCGAACGCGCAGGGGGGCTCGGCCGAGTGTGCCCGGGCCGTCTTCGAGCAGCGCTACGGGGCTGTGCCCTGGGAGTTGACGCACAACCAGGCATCGTCCGTCGACCCGGTCGCCTCCGTGGCCGGGCGAATTGTCCACTGCCCGACGCCGGACTTCGACAAGAACCCCGCAGTGTCGGCGCTGACCTCGATGTTCGTGCACGCGAGCGCCGCCCACCTGATCGGCAACCTGATCGTGCTGCTGGCCGCCGGGTGCGCCGTGGAACGCCGGATGGGGTCGGCCCGCTTCGCCGCGCTGTATCTGATGTGCGGGTACACCGCGGCGTATGGCTTCGCCTTCAGCGCGCCGAACGACACCAGCCCGCTGATCGGCGCGTCCGGGGCCATCGCGGGCGTGGTCGCCGCGCACATCTGGCTACGGCCACGGGACCCCGTCATCCCTTTGCTCGCGATCCCGCTGCTCGTGCCGTTCCCGGGCCCGTCGTGGCTGGTCGGGCAGGCGGGCAGCAACGTCGCCTACCCCGCGCACGTCGTCGGCCTCGCCGTGGGGTTGACGTTGACCGCGCTGTGGGTGGGTAGACCGACGCCGCCGGGCATGCCCATGGGTCGACCGCCCTCGATGCCCGCCGGGGTTTCCTACCCGCTTCCGTTCACGGAGCGATACGGAAGGGCGGAGTCGGCGTGTAGCGCAACGCCCAGTCGCACACGTGGGCCACACCCGCCACGTAGGAGTGGCTGA
- a CDS encoding LuxR C-terminal-related transcriptional regulator, producing MAAKWPLLGRDGDLGRVQRVWSAGPTSVVVAGPPGVGKTVFARACLDQARSRGWHTELLMSPAATAALDATGAPMLVALLDRLTANEGTTVLLVDDANLLGEAEAALVYDAAVRRGIVVLATLRSEAPTPTAVTALWKNEVALRLELAALSEDDVSRLLTTVLDGQVERATAARFAEHSEGNALYLRELVLGARADGTLRRSHELWRLVGALRPSDRLAELVAGELHDLPAVDRRALEVVAYAGTLTHESLQQLVAAEVIDNLERTGQLISTRAGDHVEHHLRHRVHQDVLRAGLSPARSRTISRQLIDAVTATTAAQDDQLQLAEWSLDAHAGTPAELLTAARTARWRYDFALAERLVAAAILVGGGFEAELLAAQLAGLQGRNADAERQLAELAHRATTDAERGQVAVGRLDNGAIFHGEIESGLRIAEDAERTITDPRWRDHVRAAKLTLLLAGRGPRAAADAAEPLLRNAGGLVLVRACGSAAFSFVRTGAIDKALRASELGLAAHRDLDEPTDRYPWFHVLTRCMALAQAGRLLDAETEAREQHARGVAESSPERQAFFSWHLARVVGDRGHIREAIQHGREAVSRFRELGHVQYAREAQVALALALALAGRGTEAEALLHELDEFEAPAFLYTAADRDIARGWTLAAGGDLPGAVEAFRSAAALGIEIGDLTAATAALHAIARLGHPDDVLDELVEISAAVQGELAGARVAHAKAISSGDPDELNRCARLFETLGADLLAAEASADHAEALLRAGRRRDSNAARRHAEERLARCSGAATPALRRLDIHASLTRSEYEIALLAAGGATSTTIAEQLGLSSRTVQNHLQHAYDKLGVHSRAELSDALGGTAPRRPTQKLHSRI from the coding sequence ATGGCTGCCAAGTGGCCCCTGCTCGGCCGGGACGGCGACCTCGGCCGGGTCCAACGGGTGTGGTCCGCCGGCCCCACCAGCGTCGTGGTGGCGGGGCCGCCCGGGGTCGGCAAAACCGTGTTCGCCCGGGCTTGCCTCGACCAGGCCCGATCCCGGGGTTGGCACACCGAACTGCTCATGTCACCGGCCGCGACGGCCGCGTTGGATGCAACCGGGGCCCCGATGCTCGTGGCGCTGCTCGACCGTCTGACCGCCAACGAGGGCACCACGGTCCTGCTCGTCGACGACGCGAACCTGCTCGGCGAGGCCGAGGCGGCATTGGTCTATGACGCGGCGGTCCGACGCGGCATCGTGGTGCTCGCCACCCTGCGCAGCGAGGCGCCGACGCCCACTGCGGTCACGGCCCTGTGGAAGAACGAGGTCGCGCTGCGCCTGGAGCTGGCCGCGCTGAGCGAGGACGACGTCTCGCGACTACTCACGACAGTGCTCGACGGTCAGGTCGAGCGGGCCACGGCCGCGAGGTTCGCCGAACACAGCGAGGGCAACGCGCTCTATCTGCGGGAACTGGTGCTGGGCGCGCGGGCGGACGGCACGCTGCGGCGTTCCCACGAGTTGTGGCGTCTGGTGGGTGCACTGCGGCCGTCGGACCGCCTGGCGGAACTGGTCGCCGGCGAGCTTCACGACCTGCCGGCCGTCGACCGGCGGGCGCTCGAGGTCGTGGCCTACGCCGGCACATTGACCCACGAGAGCCTGCAGCAGCTGGTGGCCGCCGAGGTGATTGACAACCTGGAACGAACCGGTCAGCTGATCAGCACTCGTGCGGGTGATCATGTCGAGCACCACCTCCGGCACCGGGTCCACCAGGACGTGCTGCGCGCCGGGTTGTCCCCGGCCCGGTCGAGGACGATCTCGCGGCAGCTGATCGACGCCGTCACCGCCACGACCGCCGCGCAGGACGATCAGCTCCAGCTGGCCGAGTGGAGTCTGGACGCTCATGCCGGCACCCCGGCCGAGCTGCTCACCGCGGCTCGTACCGCACGATGGCGTTACGACTTCGCCCTCGCCGAGCGACTCGTGGCCGCGGCCATCCTGGTCGGCGGCGGTTTTGAGGCCGAGCTGCTCGCGGCGCAACTGGCCGGGCTGCAGGGCCGCAACGCCGACGCGGAACGGCAACTGGCCGAACTTGCCCACCGGGCCACGACCGACGCCGAACGTGGCCAGGTGGCGGTCGGCCGGCTCGACAACGGCGCGATCTTCCACGGGGAGATTGAGTCGGGTTTGCGGATCGCCGAAGACGCCGAACGCACCATCACCGACCCGCGGTGGCGCGACCACGTCCGCGCCGCGAAGCTCACCCTGCTGCTGGCCGGCCGCGGGCCGCGGGCCGCCGCGGACGCGGCCGAACCGCTGCTGCGCAACGCCGGCGGACTGGTCCTGGTGCGCGCCTGCGGTAGCGCTGCGTTCAGCTTCGTGCGGACCGGGGCGATCGATAAGGCGCTGCGGGCCAGCGAACTCGGACTTGCCGCGCATCGAGACCTCGACGAACCCACCGATCGCTACCCCTGGTTCCACGTGCTCACCCGGTGCATGGCGCTGGCGCAAGCCGGGCGCCTTCTCGACGCCGAGACCGAAGCCCGCGAGCAGCACGCCCGGGGCGTCGCCGAATCCTCGCCCGAACGACAGGCGTTTTTCTCCTGGCACCTTGCTCGAGTGGTCGGCGATCGCGGCCACATCCGGGAGGCCATCCAGCACGGCCGGGAGGCGGTCAGCCGCTTCCGCGAGCTCGGCCATGTCCAGTACGCGCGCGAGGCCCAAGTGGCGTTGGCGCTTGCGCTCGCGTTGGCAGGCCGTGGGACGGAGGCCGAGGCCCTGCTGCACGAACTTGACGAGTTCGAGGCGCCCGCGTTCTTGTACACCGCGGCGGACCGCGACATCGCCCGCGGTTGGACGCTGGCGGCCGGCGGCGACCTGCCCGGGGCCGTAGAGGCATTTCGGTCCGCCGCTGCGCTCGGTATCGAGATCGGCGACCTCACCGCCGCCACCGCAGCGCTGCACGCGATCGCTCGCCTCGGTCACCCCGACGACGTCCTTGATGAACTCGTGGAGATCAGCGCCGCCGTGCAAGGTGAACTGGCGGGCGCTCGGGTCGCCCACGCCAAAGCCATCAGCAGCGGCGACCCCGACGAACTGAACCGGTGCGCCCGCCTGTTCGAGACGCTGGGCGCCGATCTTCTCGCGGCCGAGGCGTCCGCCGATCACGCGGAAGCGTTGCTGCGCGCGGGACGCCGCCGGGACAGCAACGCCGCTCGCCGGCACGCGGAGGAACGACTGGCGCGCTGCTCGGGGGCCGCGACCCCGGCCTTACGTCGCCTCGACATCCACGCCTCGCTCACCCGGTCCGAGTACGAGATCGCCCTGCTCGCGGCCGGCGGTGCCACCAGCACGACCATCGCCGAGCAGCTCGGCCTGTCCAGCCGGACCGTGCAGAACCACCTCCAGCACGCCTACGACAAGCTCGGCGTACACAGCCGAGCCGAGTTGTCCGATGCGTTGGGCGGGACCGCCCCCCGACGGCCTACTCAGAAACTCCATTCGCGAATCTGA
- a CDS encoding cytochrome d ubiquinol oxidase subunit II has protein sequence MTDAVAAALLVGVVAYAVFGGADFGAGFWDLTAGGAERGRRPRALIDHSLGPVWEANHTWLIYCLVVLWTAFPDAFAAIMTTLYIPLGLAVLGIVLRGSAFAFRKVVVRTEHQRVNGAMFALSSVITPFFFGTVIGGIASGRVPTEGHGDALRSWMNPSSITTGVLAVAVCAYLAAVFLTADAHRTADAELLVWFGRRATLTAALTGVVAATDLLIAHHDAPRLFDQLTSKALPFTVASAAAGLAALALMRGGNPVLVRVLAGAAVAALVSGWGVAQYPYLLGTHARLDEVAAPSASMVSLLVVTGVAAALIGPSFVLLYVLQQRDTLGDH, from the coding sequence ATGACCGACGCGGTGGCCGCTGCCCTGCTGGTGGGCGTGGTCGCCTACGCCGTGTTCGGCGGCGCCGATTTCGGCGCCGGGTTCTGGGACCTGACCGCCGGTGGCGCCGAGCGCGGCCGGCGACCACGCGCGCTCATCGACCACTCCCTGGGCCCGGTGTGGGAGGCCAACCACACCTGGCTGATCTATTGCCTGGTGGTGCTGTGGACCGCATTTCCCGATGCATTCGCCGCGATCATGACCACGCTGTACATCCCGCTGGGTCTGGCGGTTCTCGGCATCGTGCTGCGCGGCAGCGCATTCGCCTTCCGCAAGGTGGTTGTGCGCACCGAACATCAGCGGGTGAACGGCGCGATGTTCGCGCTGTCCTCAGTGATCACGCCGTTCTTCTTCGGCACCGTCATCGGCGGCATCGCCTCCGGCCGGGTGCCCACCGAGGGCCACGGGGACGCGCTGCGCAGCTGGATGAACCCGAGCTCGATCACCACCGGGGTGCTCGCGGTGGCCGTGTGCGCCTACCTCGCCGCGGTGTTCCTCACCGCCGACGCGCACCGCACCGCCGATGCCGAGCTGCTTGTGTGGTTCGGCCGACGGGCCACGCTGACCGCCGCCCTCACCGGTGTGGTCGCCGCGACTGACCTGCTCATCGCCCACCACGATGCGCCGCGATTGTTCGATCAGCTGACCAGCAAGGCCCTGCCGTTCACCGTCGCCTCCGCGGCCGCGGGCCTCGCGGCGCTGGCGTTGATGCGCGGGGGCAATCCGGTGCTGGTGCGGGTACTGGCCGGCGCTGCCGTTGCCGCGTTGGTGAGCGGCTGGGGCGTGGCGCAATATCCCTACCTGCTCGGCACCCATGCCCGCCTCGACGAGGTGGCAGCGCCGAGCGCGTCGATGGTCAGCTTGCTCGTGGTGACCGGGGTGGCCGCGGCGTTGATCGGCCCGTCCTTCGTGCTGCTGTACGTCCTGCAGCAACGCGACACCCTCGGGGACCACTAG
- a CDS encoding DUF2249 domain-containing protein, whose translation MSAEHPSPAGEHVLDVRGMRKPDKHPTIFATYSALSVGASFVLINDHDPQHLREEFEADHASSYRWDYLNREMRDWRIRITKLASTPLPQVLLNTRTVTAAAATDDVSGAVWKLQARERDLDSNVIALPPGGVIEAHAGPDLDVLIYVLAGEGELATELGTIPLTPDALLWMPRRSHRRFTAGEAGLRYLTVHQRRQALVLQTSAATPTR comes from the coding sequence ATGTCAGCGGAGCATCCGAGCCCAGCCGGGGAACACGTCCTCGACGTGCGCGGGATGCGCAAGCCGGACAAGCACCCCACGATCTTCGCCACCTATTCGGCCCTGTCGGTCGGCGCGTCCTTCGTGTTGATCAACGACCACGACCCGCAACACCTGCGCGAGGAGTTCGAGGCCGACCACGCAAGCAGTTACCGGTGGGACTACCTCAACCGCGAGATGCGCGACTGGCGCATTCGAATCACCAAGCTGGCCAGCACTCCCCTGCCGCAGGTCCTCCTGAACACCCGGACGGTCACCGCCGCCGCCGCCACGGACGACGTGTCGGGAGCGGTGTGGAAGCTGCAGGCCCGCGAGCGGGACCTGGATTCGAACGTCATTGCGCTGCCGCCGGGTGGCGTGATCGAGGCGCACGCGGGACCCGATCTGGACGTTCTGATCTATGTGCTGGCCGGTGAGGGCGAGCTGGCCACAGAACTGGGCACGATCCCGCTCACGCCCGACGCTTTGCTCTGGATGCCGCGCCGCTCGCATCGCCGGTTCACCGCCGGCGAGGCGGGCCTGCGGTACCTGACGGTTCATCAGCGCAGGCAGGCACTCGTGTTGCAAACCAGCGCCGCCACCCCCACCCGGTGA